In Tachypleus tridentatus isolate NWPU-2018 chromosome 7, ASM421037v1, whole genome shotgun sequence, a genomic segment contains:
- the LOC143255052 gene encoding vitamin D3 receptor-like isoform X2: protein MSGSYPWPLVDPQGWVYRFPTYSVMNLPPNGCVTFFEPSDTSFIPAKQPKFCRVCGDRAKSFHFGGLSCDSCKAFFRRSVQSAGYKNFQCPYRRTCEITISSRKCCQFCRFQKCVNIGMEKGWVMTEEERVHVLRIRASKRQQQQQEVDQERRKIRRETYDADLNEIAKFLTKDDIRCIESIMNSYGNSCLSVSFGGSLSSRACGRSRTEIIDMFFTVIKQFAHFAQQLRSFAIIPRHDQETLLRTGVMELCFLRGAYVFDEARGTWPDQEKMWHQVSPTLSAEDVKRLVSVELFDKHMEFIRGLKEIDIDEPTLMLLLVTVLMSSDRAGLVNVNLVSKEQEKYCVLLKNYMLWRYGSRKATVLYPKLFLQLPNLRELTEAHSDYHLRLNVGELEEVQRRLSCLRIESPAPGCSNLNIFQRDLVTNDRRWTIRSNLSMDSTSSSSVSLEEESSSSEGSGTFPWTLEKQKEVAQV, encoded by the exons ATGTCAGGCTCTTATCCGTGGCCCCTGGTGGATCCCCAGGGGTGGGTTTACCGGTTTCCTACCTACTCAG TAATGAACTTACCTCCAAATGGCTGTGTCACATTCTTCGAACCGAGCGACACAAGTTTCATTCCAGCAAAGCAACCCAAGTTTTGCAGAGTATGTGGAGATAGAGCCAAAAGTTTCCACTTCGGGGGGCTATCTTGTGACAGCTGTAAAGCCTTCTTCCGGCGGTCAGTCCAGAGTGCAGGCTACAAAAACTTCCAGTGCCCCTACCGGCGAACCTGTGAAATAACCATAAGCTCGAGAAAGTGTTGTCAGTTTTGTCGGTTCCAAAAGTGTGTAAATATAGGAATGGAGAAGGGGTGGGTCATGACTGAAGAAGAACGTGTCCACGTTCTCAGAATACGCGCCTCCAAGCGACAGCAGCAACAACAAGAAGTGGATCAAGAACGTCGGAAGATCCGTCGAGAAACCTATGACGCAGACCTTAACGAAATTGCCAAGTTCTTGACGAAAGACGACATTCGGTGTATCGAGTCCATCATGAACTCGTACGGAAATAGTTGTCTGTCGGTTTCTTTCGGCGGTAGCTTGTCCAGTCGAGCGTGCGGACGAAGTCGGACTGAAATCATCGACATGTTCTTTACGGTTATCAAACAATTCGCACACTTTGCCCAACAACTTCGTTCCTTTGCCATCATACCTCGACACGACCAGGAGACTCTACTACGAACGGGAGTCATGGAATTGTGTTTCTTACGCGGTGCTTACGTATTTGACGAAGCCCGAGGCACCTGGCCTGATCAGGAGAAAATGTGGCATCAGGTGTCGCCCACTCTTTCAGCGGAGGACGTGAAACGTCTTGTATCAGTCGAACTCTTTGATAAACACATGGAGTTCATCCGTGGACTTAAAGAAATAGACATTGATGAACCAACCCTCATGCTTCTGCTCGTGACTGTTCTAATGTCTTCCGACAGAGCTGGATTGGTGAACGTTAATCTGGTTTCTAAGGAACAAGAGAAATACTGCGTCTTGCTGAAGAATTACATGTTGTGGAGGTATGGCTCCAGAAAGGCGACGGTTCTTTATCCTAAACTGTTTTTACAATTACCAAACTTGAGAGAACTTACCGAAGCTCACAGCGATTACCACCTGAGGTTAAACGTGGGAGAATTAGAGGAAGTTCAGAGACGTCTGTCGTGTCTAAGAATTGAATCGCCGGCCCCAGGGTGTagcaatttaaatatatttcaaagggACTTAGTGACGAACGATAGAAGATGGACTATACGCAGTAACTTATCAATGGATTCTACTTCCTCCTCTTCTGTTTCATTGGAGGAAGAATCGAGCTCAAGTGAGGGTTCTGGTACGTTCCCGTGGACATTAGAAAAGCAGAAAGAAGTTGCTCAGGTTTAA
- the LOC143255052 gene encoding vitamin D3 receptor-like isoform X3, with product MLDRCSSGGRGFSSQKTTSLMNLPPNGCVTFFEPSDTSFIPAKQPKFCRVCGDRAKSFHFGGLSCDSCKAFFRRSVQSAGYKNFQCPYRRTCEITISSRKCCQFCRFQKCVNIGMEKGWVMTEEERVHVLRIRASKRQQQQQEVDQERRKIRRETYDADLNEIAKFLTKDDIRCIESIMNSYGNSCLSVSFGGSLSSRACGRSRTEIIDMFFTVIKQFAHFAQQLRSFAIIPRHDQETLLRTGVMELCFLRGAYVFDEARGTWPDQEKMWHQVSPTLSAEDVKRLVSVELFDKHMEFIRGLKEIDIDEPTLMLLLVTVLMSSDRAGLVNVNLVSKEQEKYCVLLKNYMLWRYGSRKATVLYPKLFLQLPNLRELTEAHSDYHLRLNVGELEEVQRRLSCLRIESPAPGCSNLNIFQRDLVTNDRRWTIRSNLSMDSTSSSSVSLEEESSSSEGSGTFPWTLEKQKEVAQV from the exons ATGTTGGACAGATGTTCCAGTGGAGGGCGAGGGTTTTCAAGCCAGAAAACGACAAGCT TAATGAACTTACCTCCAAATGGCTGTGTCACATTCTTCGAACCGAGCGACACAAGTTTCATTCCAGCAAAGCAACCCAAGTTTTGCAGAGTATGTGGAGATAGAGCCAAAAGTTTCCACTTCGGGGGGCTATCTTGTGACAGCTGTAAAGCCTTCTTCCGGCGGTCAGTCCAGAGTGCAGGCTACAAAAACTTCCAGTGCCCCTACCGGCGAACCTGTGAAATAACCATAAGCTCGAGAAAGTGTTGTCAGTTTTGTCGGTTCCAAAAGTGTGTAAATATAGGAATGGAGAAGGGGTGGGTCATGACTGAAGAAGAACGTGTCCACGTTCTCAGAATACGCGCCTCCAAGCGACAGCAGCAACAACAAGAAGTGGATCAAGAACGTCGGAAGATCCGTCGAGAAACCTATGACGCAGACCTTAACGAAATTGCCAAGTTCTTGACGAAAGACGACATTCGGTGTATCGAGTCCATCATGAACTCGTACGGAAATAGTTGTCTGTCGGTTTCTTTCGGCGGTAGCTTGTCCAGTCGAGCGTGCGGACGAAGTCGGACTGAAATCATCGACATGTTCTTTACGGTTATCAAACAATTCGCACACTTTGCCCAACAACTTCGTTCCTTTGCCATCATACCTCGACACGACCAGGAGACTCTACTACGAACGGGAGTCATGGAATTGTGTTTCTTACGCGGTGCTTACGTATTTGACGAAGCCCGAGGCACCTGGCCTGATCAGGAGAAAATGTGGCATCAGGTGTCGCCCACTCTTTCAGCGGAGGACGTGAAACGTCTTGTATCAGTCGAACTCTTTGATAAACACATGGAGTTCATCCGTGGACTTAAAGAAATAGACATTGATGAACCAACCCTCATGCTTCTGCTCGTGACTGTTCTAATGTCTTCCGACAGAGCTGGATTGGTGAACGTTAATCTGGTTTCTAAGGAACAAGAGAAATACTGCGTCTTGCTGAAGAATTACATGTTGTGGAGGTATGGCTCCAGAAAGGCGACGGTTCTTTATCCTAAACTGTTTTTACAATTACCAAACTTGAGAGAACTTACCGAAGCTCACAGCGATTACCACCTGAGGTTAAACGTGGGAGAATTAGAGGAAGTTCAGAGACGTCTGTCGTGTCTAAGAATTGAATCGCCGGCCCCAGGGTGTagcaatttaaatatatttcaaagggACTTAGTGACGAACGATAGAAGATGGACTATACGCAGTAACTTATCAATGGATTCTACTTCCTCCTCTTCTGTTTCATTGGAGGAAGAATCGAGCTCAAGTGAGGGTTCTGGTACGTTCCCGTGGACATTAGAAAAGCAGAAAGAAGTTGCTCAGGTTTAA
- the LOC143255052 gene encoding vitamin D3 receptor-like isoform X1 has product MPPQLIGRACLVRPRFEPATLRLRAIIMNLPPNGCVTFFEPSDTSFIPAKQPKFCRVCGDRAKSFHFGGLSCDSCKAFFRRSVQSAGYKNFQCPYRRTCEITISSRKCCQFCRFQKCVNIGMEKGWVMTEEERVHVLRIRASKRQQQQQEVDQERRKIRRETYDADLNEIAKFLTKDDIRCIESIMNSYGNSCLSVSFGGSLSSRACGRSRTEIIDMFFTVIKQFAHFAQQLRSFAIIPRHDQETLLRTGVMELCFLRGAYVFDEARGTWPDQEKMWHQVSPTLSAEDVKRLVSVELFDKHMEFIRGLKEIDIDEPTLMLLLVTVLMSSDRAGLVNVNLVSKEQEKYCVLLKNYMLWRYGSRKATVLYPKLFLQLPNLRELTEAHSDYHLRLNVGELEEVQRRLSCLRIESPAPGCSNLNIFQRDLVTNDRRWTIRSNLSMDSTSSSSVSLEEESSSSEGSGTFPWTLEKQKEVAQV; this is encoded by the exons atgcccccacagctgatagggcgagcatgtttggtgcgaccgagattcgaacctgccaccctcagattacgagcaaTAA TAATGAACTTACCTCCAAATGGCTGTGTCACATTCTTCGAACCGAGCGACACAAGTTTCATTCCAGCAAAGCAACCCAAGTTTTGCAGAGTATGTGGAGATAGAGCCAAAAGTTTCCACTTCGGGGGGCTATCTTGTGACAGCTGTAAAGCCTTCTTCCGGCGGTCAGTCCAGAGTGCAGGCTACAAAAACTTCCAGTGCCCCTACCGGCGAACCTGTGAAATAACCATAAGCTCGAGAAAGTGTTGTCAGTTTTGTCGGTTCCAAAAGTGTGTAAATATAGGAATGGAGAAGGGGTGGGTCATGACTGAAGAAGAACGTGTCCACGTTCTCAGAATACGCGCCTCCAAGCGACAGCAGCAACAACAAGAAGTGGATCAAGAACGTCGGAAGATCCGTCGAGAAACCTATGACGCAGACCTTAACGAAATTGCCAAGTTCTTGACGAAAGACGACATTCGGTGTATCGAGTCCATCATGAACTCGTACGGAAATAGTTGTCTGTCGGTTTCTTTCGGCGGTAGCTTGTCCAGTCGAGCGTGCGGACGAAGTCGGACTGAAATCATCGACATGTTCTTTACGGTTATCAAACAATTCGCACACTTTGCCCAACAACTTCGTTCCTTTGCCATCATACCTCGACACGACCAGGAGACTCTACTACGAACGGGAGTCATGGAATTGTGTTTCTTACGCGGTGCTTACGTATTTGACGAAGCCCGAGGCACCTGGCCTGATCAGGAGAAAATGTGGCATCAGGTGTCGCCCACTCTTTCAGCGGAGGACGTGAAACGTCTTGTATCAGTCGAACTCTTTGATAAACACATGGAGTTCATCCGTGGACTTAAAGAAATAGACATTGATGAACCAACCCTCATGCTTCTGCTCGTGACTGTTCTAATGTCTTCCGACAGAGCTGGATTGGTGAACGTTAATCTGGTTTCTAAGGAACAAGAGAAATACTGCGTCTTGCTGAAGAATTACATGTTGTGGAGGTATGGCTCCAGAAAGGCGACGGTTCTTTATCCTAAACTGTTTTTACAATTACCAAACTTGAGAGAACTTACCGAAGCTCACAGCGATTACCACCTGAGGTTAAACGTGGGAGAATTAGAGGAAGTTCAGAGACGTCTGTCGTGTCTAAGAATTGAATCGCCGGCCCCAGGGTGTagcaatttaaatatatttcaaagggACTTAGTGACGAACGATAGAAGATGGACTATACGCAGTAACTTATCAATGGATTCTACTTCCTCCTCTTCTGTTTCATTGGAGGAAGAATCGAGCTCAAGTGAGGGTTCTGGTACGTTCCCGTGGACATTAGAAAAGCAGAAAGAAGTTGCTCAGGTTTAA